One region of Pseudomonas glycinae genomic DNA includes:
- a CDS encoding YdcH family protein produces the protein MPVTHDLLQDLKLTKEEIQQRRTADPHLDALINKYSQADAEVVKAETATSDAPSDDTLKKLKEKRLQVKDKIVEQLQARS, from the coding sequence ATGCCGGTGACCCATGATTTGTTACAGGACTTGAAACTGACAAAGGAAGAGATCCAGCAACGACGCACCGCGGATCCACATCTGGATGCACTGATCAACAAGTATTCCCAGGCGGACGCCGAAGTCGTCAAGGCCGAGACGGCGACCTCGGATGCACCCAGCGACGACACCCTGAAGAAACTCAAAGAGAAACGCCTGCAGGTCAAAGACAAGATCGTCGAGCAGTTGCAGGCCCGATCCTGA
- a CDS encoding SMP-30/gluconolactonase/LRE family protein — protein MPTKVEPVAWTPQPAPSLSEGQYADNQRLKGVAQVGPSNIEGPEALLLENDFLITGLHDGRLLRTSLDGQQRKVLADTGGRPLGLARHPNGLLVIADGVKGLLSLDAQGQLVALTTEANGLPFGFTDDVAIDKSGHYAYFSDASSRWGYGHDGEAIIEHGGDGRLLRYDFQTGKTSLLLDKLEFANGVTLGPEDAYVLVNETGAYRISRYWLTGPKAGTHDLFIDNLPGLPDNLAFNGRDRFWVALYTPRNPLLDRTAEHPFVRKMIVRAMTVLPKPVEKRGFVLGLDLDGKVIANLQDASAGNYSPITTVREYGEWLYFGSLKATHMARMPLDAALK, from the coding sequence ATGCCGACCAAGGTCGAGCCCGTGGCATGGACGCCGCAACCAGCGCCCTCGCTGAGCGAAGGCCAGTACGCTGACAACCAGCGGCTCAAGGGTGTTGCACAGGTCGGGCCGAGCAATATCGAAGGTCCGGAAGCGCTGCTGCTGGAAAACGATTTTCTGATCACCGGCCTGCACGACGGTCGCCTGCTGCGCACCAGCCTCGACGGCCAGCAGCGCAAGGTGCTGGCCGATACCGGCGGCCGGCCGCTGGGGCTGGCGCGGCATCCCAACGGTTTGCTGGTGATCGCCGACGGGGTCAAGGGTTTGCTGTCCCTCGACGCACAGGGTCAGCTGGTGGCGCTGACCACCGAAGCCAATGGTCTGCCGTTCGGCTTCACGGATGACGTGGCGATCGACAAGTCCGGACACTACGCCTACTTCAGCGACGCCTCGAGTCGCTGGGGTTACGGTCACGATGGCGAAGCGATCATCGAACATGGCGGCGACGGACGCCTGCTGCGTTACGACTTCCAGACCGGAAAAACCAGCCTGTTGCTGGACAAGCTGGAGTTCGCCAACGGCGTGACCCTCGGCCCGGAAGACGCTTATGTGCTGGTCAACGAAACCGGCGCCTACCGCATCAGCCGCTACTGGCTGACCGGCCCCAAGGCCGGCACTCACGATCTGTTCATCGACAACCTGCCGGGGCTGCCGGACAACCTCGCCTTCAATGGCCGGGATCGGTTCTGGGTGGCGCTGTACACGCCGCGCAATCCGCTGCTCGACCGCACCGCTGAACACCCGTTCGTACGCAAGATGATCGTGCGGGCCATGACCGTGCTGCCCAAACCGGTGGAGAAACGCGGGTTCGTGTTGGGGCTGGATCTGGACGGCAAAGTGATCGCCAATCTGCAGGACGCCAGTGCCGGCAATTACTCGCCGATCACCACCGTGCGCGAGTATGGCGAGTGGTTGTATTTCGGCTCGCTGAAGGCCACGCACATGGCGCGGATGCCATTGGACGCCGCCTTGAAGTGA
- a CDS encoding sterol desaturase family protein, which produces MRQTTEAFRSRYRAAIHPRYNPWLHGAFVLLFGVLAIGAFWSSVHQVQPLEWLAVPLTLLFFNFGVYMVHRHLGHHKKRFARMFYARHAGDHHSFFTPGHMTYDGARDWRVILFPAWLIVLHTLAISLPLWWLFAQVNSNVAGLFGGCMVFGYLTYEVFHACEHLPPQNPLTRLPWIRQMRRLHELHHRRERMQERNFNIVFPLMDYLFGTLYWEPETAPLTDSRTPMTRMQHTVDIAGDPIAVLAYAATVSRWPEWHPSSLKIDGPSGALHAGARFDEDIHAGGREGHLSWEVTEYLPGRRWCARAQGDQGLSLQLTYECSAHDGATRFVRTLDYQFEGIGLRIANHLLLKRRIERESATSMLALRDMATRHLAPAGAHV; this is translated from the coding sequence GTGAGGCAGACCACCGAGGCATTTCGCAGCCGCTATCGGGCGGCGATCCATCCCCGCTACAACCCGTGGCTGCACGGCGCATTCGTGCTGCTGTTCGGTGTTCTGGCCATCGGCGCGTTCTGGAGCAGCGTGCACCAGGTGCAACCGCTGGAATGGCTGGCCGTGCCACTGACCCTGCTGTTCTTCAATTTCGGCGTGTACATGGTGCACCGCCACCTCGGTCACCACAAAAAGCGCTTCGCGCGGATGTTCTACGCCCGGCATGCCGGCGATCATCACAGCTTCTTCACCCCCGGCCACATGACCTACGACGGCGCCCGCGACTGGCGGGTGATCCTGTTCCCGGCCTGGCTGATCGTGCTGCACACGCTGGCAATCTCCCTGCCCCTGTGGTGGCTGTTTGCGCAGGTCAACAGCAACGTCGCCGGGTTGTTTGGCGGCTGCATGGTGTTCGGTTACCTGACTTACGAGGTGTTTCATGCCTGCGAGCATCTGCCGCCGCAGAACCCGCTGACCCGGCTGCCGTGGATCCGCCAGATGCGCCGTCTGCATGAGTTGCACCACCGTCGCGAACGCATGCAGGAGCGCAATTTCAATATCGTTTTTCCGTTGATGGACTATCTGTTCGGCACCCTTTACTGGGAGCCGGAAACCGCCCCTCTTACCGATTCGAGAACGCCCATGACCCGCATGCAGCACACCGTCGACATTGCCGGCGATCCGATCGCCGTCCTCGCTTACGCCGCCACCGTCAGTCGCTGGCCGGAGTGGCATCCGTCTTCGCTGAAGATCGACGGCCCGAGCGGTGCGCTGCATGCCGGCGCGCGATTCGACGAGGACATCCATGCCGGGGGACGCGAGGGGCATTTGAGTTGGGAGGTGACCGAATACCTGCCCGGTCGGCGCTGGTGTGCCCGGGCTCAGGGTGATCAGGGTCTGTCGTTGCAGCTGACCTATGAATGCTCGGCGCACGACGGTGCCACGCGGTTCGTGCGCACCCTCGATTACCAGTTCGAGGGCATCGGCCTGCGCATCGCCAACCATCTGCTGCTCAAGCGTCGCATCGAGCGCGAATCGGCGACTTCGATGCTCGCCCTGCGCGACATGGCCACCCGGCACCTGGCCCCTGCAGGAGCTCACGTGTGA
- a CDS encoding LysR family transcriptional regulator: protein MDIDLARTFLEIVRHGSLAAAAEKLFVTQTAITARVQKLESQLGSTLFVRNRAGARLTANGEAFVVYANQLVQTWEAARRDLPLPEGYHNVLHIGGEVSLCNPLMLSWAAELREKIPGHALRMDIRDGENLLRQLELGVLDAALVYQPEYWPGLQVEQVLEEKLILVTTPGRPAPYVYIDWGPDFRRQHDAALPEKAKAALSFNLGPLALQYILENGGSGYFRTRVVRTYLESGALEPVTKAPEFGYPTYLVYSRDRDSAILQQAFDLLREVIKADDDWSQRWNPLS from the coding sequence ATGGACATCGACCTCGCCCGCACCTTTCTGGAAATCGTCCGCCACGGCAGCCTCGCCGCGGCGGCGGAAAAGCTGTTCGTCACGCAAACGGCAATCACCGCCCGGGTGCAGAAACTCGAAAGCCAGTTGGGCAGCACTCTCTTCGTGCGCAACCGTGCTGGCGCACGCCTGACCGCCAACGGCGAGGCCTTCGTGGTCTACGCCAATCAACTGGTGCAGACCTGGGAAGCGGCGCGCCGCGACCTGCCTTTGCCCGAGGGCTATCACAACGTGCTGCACATCGGTGGCGAGGTCAGCCTGTGCAACCCGCTGATGCTCAGTTGGGCGGCCGAATTGCGCGAGAAAATCCCCGGTCACGCCCTGCGCATGGACATCCGCGACGGCGAAAACCTGCTGCGCCAGCTCGAACTGGGGGTGCTCGATGCCGCGCTGGTCTATCAACCGGAATACTGGCCGGGGCTGCAGGTCGAGCAGGTGCTGGAAGAAAAACTGATTCTGGTGACCACGCCCGGCCGCCCTGCGCCCTACGTGTACATCGACTGGGGCCCGGACTTCCGCCGCCAGCACGACGCCGCCCTGCCGGAAAAGGCCAAGGCCGCCCTGAGTTTCAACCTCGGCCCGCTGGCCCTGCAATACATCCTCGAGAACGGCGGCAGCGGCTATTTCCGGACCCGGGTGGTGCGCACCTATCTGGAAAGCGGCGCACTGGAGCCGGTGACCAAAGCCCCGGAATTCGGCTATCCGACCTACCTCGTCTACTCCCGCGACCGCGACTCGGCGATCCTGCAACAGGCATTCGATCTGCTGCGCGAAGTGATCAAGGCCGATGACGACTGGTCGCAGCGCTGGAACCCGTTGAGCTGA
- a CDS encoding hydrogenase maturation protein, with product MRSLNIILLSSAFNGLTQRAWLDLRQAGHSPSVVLFTDEAAVCEQIENSGADLVICPFLKDRVPHALWSNPQRPVVIIHPGIVGDRGASALDWAIMRELPSWGVTALQAVEEMDAGPVWATCEFNLPTGLRKSELYNGRVSDAAICCIREVVEKFIDGFVPVALDYNDPKVRGRLQPNMKQDDRTFSWHDCSRFIKRCIDAADGQPGVLASLAGGQYYVYDAHLDQRTGMPGEILAVHDDAVLVATGDHSLWIGSLRRKPQPGEETFKRPARHVLAGQLAHVPVLDWSIANAPFSDEPYQPIRYRESGQVGELTLEFYNGAMSTEQCRRMVEALRWAKSRDTQVLLIKGGRGSFSNGVHLNVIQAAEDPGAEAWANIQAIDDVCEELLSARQLVVSGVTGNAGAGGVMLALAADIVFARADIVLNPHYKSMGLYGSEYWTYSLPRAVGPAMAEQLTQACLPVSAAQALQLGMVQEIGPRCPDEFSLWLLQRANSVLSDPTYAPVRERKLRVDHALIRQCREAELQEMQEDMLYNRNQFAEKCRNFVYKRKTCCTPARLVEEWARVHEVEVAD from the coding sequence ATGCGATCACTCAACATCATTCTTTTGTCGTCGGCGTTCAACGGCCTGACTCAGCGTGCATGGCTGGACCTGCGCCAGGCCGGGCACTCGCCGAGCGTGGTGCTGTTCACCGACGAAGCCGCCGTGTGCGAACAGATTGAAAACAGCGGTGCCGACCTGGTGATCTGCCCGTTCCTCAAGGACCGTGTGCCCCACGCACTGTGGAGCAATCCGCAGCGCCCGGTCGTCATCATCCACCCCGGCATCGTCGGCGATCGCGGTGCCAGCGCACTGGATTGGGCGATCATGCGCGAGCTGCCGTCCTGGGGCGTGACCGCCCTGCAAGCGGTGGAAGAAATGGATGCCGGCCCGGTCTGGGCCACCTGCGAATTCAACCTGCCAACGGGGCTGCGCAAATCCGAGCTGTACAACGGCCGGGTCAGCGACGCGGCGATCTGTTGCATCCGTGAAGTGGTGGAGAAATTCATCGACGGCTTCGTGCCGGTGGCGCTGGATTACAACGATCCGAAAGTGCGCGGGCGTTTGCAGCCGAACATGAAACAGGACGACCGCACCTTCAGCTGGCATGACTGCTCGCGCTTCATCAAGCGCTGCATCGATGCGGCGGACGGCCAGCCCGGCGTACTCGCCAGTCTCGCCGGCGGACAGTATTACGTATACGACGCGCACCTCGACCAGCGCACCGGCATGCCCGGCGAAATTCTCGCGGTACACGACGACGCGGTGCTGGTGGCGACCGGTGATCACAGCCTGTGGATCGGCTCGTTGCGACGCAAACCGCAACCGGGCGAGGAAACCTTCAAGCGTCCGGCGCGGCATGTACTGGCCGGGCAACTGGCGCACGTGCCGGTGCTGGACTGGTCGATTGCCAACGCGCCATTCAGCGACGAGCCGTATCAGCCGATCCGCTATCGCGAGTCCGGCCAGGTCGGCGAGCTGACGCTGGAGTTCTACAACGGCGCCATGAGCACCGAACAATGCCGGCGCATGGTCGAGGCGTTGCGCTGGGCCAAGTCCCGCGACACGCAGGTACTGTTGATCAAGGGCGGGCGCGGCAGTTTTTCCAACGGCGTGCACCTGAACGTGATTCAGGCCGCAGAAGATCCAGGCGCCGAAGCCTGGGCCAATATCCAGGCCATCGATGATGTGTGCGAAGAATTGCTCAGCGCGCGGCAACTGGTGGTCAGCGGGGTCACCGGCAATGCCGGTGCCGGCGGTGTGATGCTCGCACTGGCGGCCGACATCGTGTTTGCCCGCGCCGACATCGTGCTCAACCCGCACTACAAGAGCATGGGCCTGTACGGCTCGGAATACTGGACCTACAGCCTGCCCCGCGCCGTCGGCCCGGCCATGGCCGAACAACTGACCCAGGCCTGTCTGCCGGTCAGCGCTGCTCAGGCGCTGCAACTGGGCATGGTCCAGGAAATCGGCCCGCGCTGCCCGGACGAGTTTTCGCTGTGGCTGCTGCAACGGGCCAACAGTGTGCTGAGTGATCCGACTTATGCGCCGGTGCGCGAACGCAAGCTGCGGGTCGATCATGCGCTGATCCGCCAATGCCGCGAGGCGGAGCTGCAAGAGATGCAGGAAGACATGCTGTACAACCGCAATCAGTTTGCCGAGAAGTGCCGCAACTTCGTGTACAAGCGCAAGACTTGCTGTACGCCGGCGCGGTTGGTGGAGGAATGGGCGCGGGTGCATGAAGTCGAAGTGGCTGACTGA
- a CDS encoding sigma-70 family RNA polymerase sigma factor: MGSHNPHYQVIGQMFQKDYRWLCAAVSRTLGCPHSAQDIASETFLRVLALPDPLAIREPRALLTTIARRLVYEGWRRQDLERAYLQSLALAPEPVHPSPEERELVIETLLAVDRLLNGLSAKAKAAFLYHQLDGLTYSEIGERLGVSTSRVQQYMVEAFKRCYQAMQA; encoded by the coding sequence ATGGGGAGTCACAACCCGCATTACCAGGTCATCGGGCAGATGTTCCAAAAGGACTACCGATGGCTGTGCGCGGCGGTCAGCCGTACGCTCGGTTGCCCGCACAGCGCACAGGACATTGCTTCGGAAACCTTTCTTCGGGTATTGGCGCTGCCCGATCCGCTGGCAATCCGCGAACCCCGCGCGCTGTTGACCACGATTGCCCGGCGGCTGGTCTATGAAGGCTGGCGCCGGCAGGATCTGGAGCGCGCTTATCTGCAAAGCCTGGCGCTGGCGCCGGAACCGGTGCATCCGTCGCCCGAGGAACGGGAATTGGTGATCGAAACGCTGCTGGCGGTGGATCGCTTGCTCAACGGCCTGTCGGCCAAGGCCAAGGCGGCGTTTCTCTACCACCAACTCGACGGCCTGACCTACAGCGAAATCGGCGAACGCCTCGGCGTGTCCACCAGCCGCGTGCAGCAATACATGGTCGAGGCGTTCAAGCGTTGCTATCAGGCGATGCAGGCATGA
- a CDS encoding FecR domain-containing protein codes for MRPDETLIDEAAQWMALLQSGHVSLQERAAFDAWRTADPRHQQIIEQMGGGLSLLRHSNLRGLPRESVLHSLNAPSSRRRFLSGSLSVLGIAVLAGLLGRRYGWLPEAGELTTGTGERREFTLEDGSALTLNARSRVVPRFNNIERLLDLRSGELLIDVAKNLARPFVVETEHGRMRALGTKFLVQRGDDSTRLVMLHSQVEVVTASGARQVVEAGESLLFNAQEILALEPGNGQESAWVQGRLEVRDRPLSEVIDSLRSYRRGILHLSPEVAGLRLSGLYPLDDSDRTLQLLERSLPIRVTWHNPYWVSIEARL; via the coding sequence ATGAGGCCGGACGAAACGCTGATCGACGAAGCGGCGCAATGGATGGCGCTGCTGCAATCAGGGCATGTCAGCTTGCAGGAGCGCGCCGCCTTCGACGCCTGGCGCACGGCGGATCCACGGCATCAGCAGATCATCGAGCAAATGGGCGGCGGGCTGAGCCTGCTACGCCATTCGAACCTGCGCGGCTTGCCGCGTGAGAGTGTGTTGCACAGCCTGAATGCGCCGTCCAGTCGCCGTCGATTCCTCAGCGGCAGTTTGAGCGTGCTCGGTATCGCGGTGCTGGCCGGTTTGCTCGGTCGACGTTATGGCTGGTTGCCCGAGGCCGGCGAGTTGACTACCGGTACCGGCGAGCGTCGGGAATTCACGCTGGAGGATGGCAGCGCCCTTACGTTGAATGCCCGCAGCCGCGTGGTACCACGCTTCAACAACATCGAGCGTTTGCTGGACTTGCGCAGCGGTGAACTGCTGATCGATGTGGCGAAAAATCTGGCCCGGCCGTTTGTGGTCGAAACCGAGCATGGGCGGATGCGTGCGCTCGGGACCAAATTCCTGGTGCAGCGCGGTGACGATTCGACGCGGCTGGTGATGCTGCATTCACAGGTCGAAGTGGTCACCGCCAGCGGCGCGCGGCAAGTGGTGGAGGCGGGCGAAAGTCTGCTGTTCAACGCTCAGGAAATCCTCGCGCTGGAACCCGGCAACGGGCAGGAGAGTGCCTGGGTCCAAGGGCGGCTTGAAGTGCGTGATCGGCCCTTGAGCGAAGTCATCGACAGCCTGCGCAGCTACCGTCGCGGCATCCTGCACTTGAGCCCGGAGGTTGCCGGTCTGCGTCTCAGCGGTCTCTATCCGCTGGACGACAGCGACCGCACCCTGCAACTGCTGGAGCGTTCGTTGCCGATCCGTGTCACCTGGCACAACCCGTACTGGGTCAGCATTGAAGCGCGGTTATAA
- a CDS encoding TonB-dependent receptor: MFSFKQQQLSRLTLAIVLAAGMGPVAVQAQDAAAQVFTFDIAAGALDEVLLDISRQTGVPISFSQNLVQGKRSSAVRGALGGRQAVEKALIGSGLQVEQGTQGLSIRQADAPNAAPVKAAAVAPASSADYRMEKVTVTGSRIARAQSDGATPVNVITHEEMEARGYKNVYDALATQTQNTGMTQGEDYGNTWQPAASALNLRGLGPNHTLVLINGRRVADYPTPYDGKVNFTNLANIPSAIIERIEVLSSGASAIYGSDAIAGVVNIILKDKMNGVDVNLKGGTSERGGGDNQRLQISGGGSWGDFDGLFGLELTHRDPIWADDRGFMQSGPLADVGYRRDLTNNRYLGPGCGAYQGTFDNKLFNSGGRCRTDQMYNDYWTVQTQKENYDGYTRGTWHFSDSGQVFADLMYGLDHIQNNTRGPSFTSPDFINQNSGNLERWYRRFGEEEIGGRTSNNSKWRDTSWTGTLGLSDKIADTGWNYELAANRSEYKSVRTTRYTPLSSIQDFYLGPQLGIRDGYPVFAPDASRLDRPLTTQEWEQFRGNLTQSSKSVSTSYNASVNGELFDLPAGPVGFAGVLEAGKQEYRIDPDDSLNDGSFYGVTPAQSSGGSRKRYAAGGEFSIPVTDTVLATAAGRWDQYKFSGRTEQQKTYNLGLEWRPVNSLLVRGSYGTSFRAPDLNYIYQSDSNGYYPAQIDYYGCSQGVEGACDRGRVDYTQSGTADLESERGKSWTYGFVWSPSRNFDFSTDFWRVEIDDLLTTVDENRLLQQENECRNGTQDINSANCQSTLARVDRNPGNAAVDPNQLQRVRVNAINAASERVSGLDFKSNIRWGAGQYGAFSSALGYTLVLSHYYKESDEAPTQDWRTSRTNYDWRSKVNASLTWDYQKATATLMGIRYGSVTNGAGDGRLSPWTVFNASARYKLNDRASVGLTVNNVLNQVKHDDSAGWPYYPTGNYDPYGRQWWLDVSYHFGS; the protein is encoded by the coding sequence ATGTTCTCATTCAAACAACAACAATTGTCCCGCCTGACGCTGGCCATCGTGCTGGCGGCGGGCATGGGTCCGGTCGCCGTTCAGGCACAAGACGCCGCCGCTCAGGTCTTTACCTTCGACATTGCCGCAGGGGCCCTCGACGAGGTGCTGCTGGACATCTCGCGGCAGACCGGCGTGCCGATTTCCTTCAGCCAGAATCTGGTGCAGGGCAAGCGCAGCAGCGCGGTACGCGGCGCATTGGGTGGACGTCAGGCGGTGGAGAAAGCCCTGATCGGCAGCGGTCTGCAAGTCGAGCAGGGCACCCAGGGCCTGAGCATTCGTCAGGCCGATGCGCCGAACGCCGCGCCCGTGAAAGCCGCCGCTGTGGCGCCCGCCAGCAGCGCCGATTACCGCATGGAAAAAGTCACCGTCACCGGCTCGCGGATCGCCCGTGCGCAGAGCGATGGTGCAACCCCGGTCAATGTCATCACCCACGAAGAAATGGAGGCGCGCGGCTACAAGAACGTCTACGACGCCCTCGCCACACAAACCCAGAACACCGGCATGACCCAGGGCGAAGACTACGGCAACACCTGGCAACCGGCGGCCAGCGCCCTCAACCTGCGCGGCCTCGGCCCCAACCACACGCTGGTGCTGATCAACGGCCGACGGGTGGCCGATTACCCGACGCCGTATGACGGCAAGGTCAACTTCACCAACCTGGCGAACATTCCATCGGCGATCATTGAGCGCATCGAAGTGCTCAGCAGCGGCGCTTCGGCGATCTACGGTTCGGACGCGATTGCCGGGGTGGTGAACATCATCCTCAAAGACAAAATGAATGGCGTCGACGTCAATCTCAAGGGCGGCACCAGCGAGCGCGGAGGCGGTGACAACCAGCGCTTGCAGATCAGCGGCGGCGGCAGTTGGGGCGACTTTGACGGTTTGTTCGGACTTGAACTGACCCACCGCGATCCGATCTGGGCCGATGATCGCGGCTTCATGCAGAGCGGGCCGCTGGCGGATGTCGGCTATCGGCGCGACCTGACCAATAATCGCTATCTGGGGCCCGGCTGTGGCGCCTATCAGGGCACGTTCGACAACAAACTGTTCAACAGCGGCGGACGTTGCCGCACCGACCAGATGTACAACGATTACTGGACGGTGCAGACGCAAAAGGAAAACTACGACGGCTACACCCGTGGCACCTGGCATTTCAGCGACAGTGGTCAGGTCTTCGCCGACCTGATGTACGGCCTCGATCACATCCAGAACAACACACGCGGCCCCAGCTTCACCTCGCCGGACTTCATCAACCAGAACAGCGGCAATCTGGAGCGCTGGTACCGCCGCTTCGGCGAAGAGGAAATCGGTGGGCGCACCAGCAACAACAGCAAGTGGCGCGACACCTCGTGGACCGGCACCCTGGGCCTTTCGGACAAGATTGCCGACACCGGTTGGAACTATGAACTGGCGGCCAACCGCTCGGAATACAAAAGCGTGCGCACCACGCGTTACACGCCGCTGTCGTCGATTCAGGATTTCTACCTCGGCCCGCAACTGGGCATCCGCGACGGTTACCCGGTTTTCGCGCCGGATGCCTCGCGCCTCGACCGGCCACTGACAACCCAGGAGTGGGAGCAGTTTCGCGGCAATCTGACGCAGAGCAGCAAGTCGGTTTCCACCAGCTACAACGCGTCGGTCAACGGCGAGTTGTTTGATCTGCCGGCTGGCCCGGTGGGGTTCGCCGGGGTGCTGGAGGCGGGCAAGCAGGAATACCGCATCGATCCGGATGACAGCCTCAACGACGGCAGTTTCTACGGCGTGACCCCGGCGCAAAGCTCCGGCGGCTCGCGCAAGCGTTACGCGGCGGGGGGCGAGTTCAGCATTCCGGTCACCGACACGGTGCTGGCGACAGCGGCGGGGCGCTGGGACCAATACAAATTCAGCGGCCGCACCGAACAACAGAAAACCTACAACCTTGGCCTGGAATGGCGGCCGGTAAACAGCCTGCTGGTGCGCGGCAGCTACGGCACCAGTTTCCGCGCCCCGGACCTGAACTACATCTATCAGTCCGACAGCAACGGCTACTACCCGGCGCAGATCGACTATTACGGTTGCAGCCAGGGCGTGGAGGGCGCCTGTGATCGCGGGCGGGTCGATTACACCCAGAGCGGCACGGCGGATCTGGAATCCGAACGCGGCAAATCCTGGACCTACGGTTTCGTCTGGTCACCGTCGCGCAATTTCGATTTCTCCACCGATTTCTGGCGGGTGGAGATCGATGACCTGCTGACCACCGTCGACGAAAACCGTCTGCTGCAGCAAGAGAACGAATGCCGCAATGGCACCCAGGACATCAACTCGGCCAACTGCCAGTCGACCCTGGCGCGCGTCGATCGCAATCCCGGCAATGCGGCCGTCGATCCCAATCAGTTGCAGCGGGTGCGGGTGAATGCGATCAACGCCGCCAGCGAACGGGTCAGCGGCCTGGACTTCAAGAGCAACATCCGCTGGGGCGCCGGGCAGTACGGTGCGTTCAGTTCGGCGCTGGGCTACACCCTGGTGCTCTCGCATTACTACAAGGAATCGGACGAAGCCCCGACCCAGGACTGGCGCACCTCGCGTACCAACTACGACTGGCGCAGCAAGGTCAACGCCAGCCTGACCTGGGATTACCAGAAGGCCACGGCAACATTGATGGGGATTCGCTACGGCTCGGTCACCAACGGCGCGGGCGACGGGCGTCTGTCGCCGTGGACGGTGTTCAACGCCAGTGCACGCTACAAGCTCAACGACCGGGCAAGCGTCGGGCTGACCGTGAACAACGTGCTCAACCAGGTCAAGCATGACGACTCGGCGGGGTGGCCGTATTACCCGACCGGCAACTACGACCCGTACGGGCGCCAGTGGTGGCTGGATGTGAGTTATCACTTCGGGAGTTGA
- a CDS encoding antitoxin Xre/MbcA/ParS toxin-binding domain-containing protein has translation MEDVALPSAKVTRLAGLKKVEGKPVELLVHGRNIGDDALLIVHLTDEGFELNDVVDMLSTSELYQQGDVVKLITGKSVRTVRRLLKEGKPVRLDPQQSVIAYQYALVLELAIRAFGGQPRAEDWLQKPSTYFHGHVPLELTLHPLGFQMVEQYLQQLIYGVYP, from the coding sequence ATGGAGGATGTCGCGTTGCCCAGCGCAAAAGTAACCCGGTTGGCGGGCTTGAAGAAGGTTGAGGGCAAACCTGTCGAATTGCTCGTGCATGGCCGGAACATCGGTGATGACGCCCTGCTGATTGTTCACCTTACCGATGAAGGTTTCGAGTTGAACGACGTCGTCGACATGCTTTCAACCTCCGAGCTTTACCAGCAAGGCGACGTGGTCAAACTCATCACTGGCAAGTCGGTCAGAACGGTACGGCGGCTGCTGAAGGAAGGCAAACCGGTACGGCTTGACCCGCAGCAGAGTGTCATCGCCTACCAATATGCATTGGTGCTGGAGTTGGCCATTCGGGCCTTCGGGGGGCAACCACGGGCGGAGGACTGGCTGCAGAAACCCTCTACCTATTTTCACGGTCATGTGCCGCTGGAGTTGACCCTGCATCCATTGGGTTTTCAGATGGTCGAGCAGTATTTGCAGCAGCTTATCTACGGGGTTTACCCATGA
- a CDS encoding RES family NAD+ phosphorylase encodes MNPLPWDKHWYAWRLDPEVYGGTWDSGIGSKLKGGRWNIPGRRVVYASVDPSSAILEVAANRSFDALDREPYVLTCFEVISDAKVKIVQPEEVPNPYWLSPAQPSPNQQLFADALLAEHPFVLIPSAATRHSWNLLVSCDLAEGQFRMVSQERFGLDTRLLAEMALV; translated from the coding sequence ATGAACCCCTTGCCGTGGGACAAGCATTGGTATGCCTGGCGGCTGGATCCCGAGGTTTACGGAGGCACGTGGGACAGCGGGATTGGATCGAAGCTGAAAGGCGGTCGCTGGAATATACCCGGACGACGCGTCGTCTACGCCTCAGTCGATCCTTCCTCGGCCATTCTGGAGGTGGCAGCCAACCGCAGTTTTGATGCCCTGGACCGCGAACCTTATGTATTGACGTGCTTTGAGGTCATCAGCGACGCGAAGGTGAAAATCGTGCAGCCCGAAGAGGTGCCGAACCCTTACTGGCTGAGCCCTGCACAGCCTTCACCCAATCAGCAATTGTTCGCCGACGCGTTGCTGGCCGAGCACCCGTTTGTACTGATTCCGTCGGCGGCAACCCGCCATTCGTGGAACTTGCTGGTGAGCTGCGACCTGGCAGAAGGGCAGTTCAGGATGGTCTCGCAGGAGCGGTTCGGCCTCGATACCCGCTTACTCGCGGAAATGGCGTTGGTCTGA